In Caloenas nicobarica isolate bCalNic1 chromosome 6, bCalNic1.hap1, whole genome shotgun sequence, the DNA window TGTCACctcccttccaaaaaaaaaaaagtaatttcatggTTTAAAATTAGCATTTGTATTATTTCTCTTTGAGCTACTCTTGCTAATCTAGGTTTAAGTTGAAATGAGGAatttaaactgaagaaatttATGCTTTGAGGCTGTTTGTGCTACATCTGCCTTTGGTGGGCAGAGTTGTGTTAACTTAGACGGGTTTATGTGAAGCAAAGCATCTGTGCTGTTCTCTGCTGTGCTTCACCCTGGTGCTGATGTTGTTCTTGGTTTAGTTGGAATTCAGCTGTAAAAACCCAGAAGTGTGTTGGGATGTGGTTCATACCATCTGATGTAAATGTGTTTTGtacttaaataaatttttagtGGATCAAAAAGAGCTGTTGCCTTGTTGGTATGCAAAAGCTCCTGGTATAGGAGCTTTGTTTAATCCCTGGGTTGCCCAGTGTGGAATATCCAAGCTTGCCAGCCTCTGGGGGGACAGCAGTGCTGGAGCTTGCAGTCTTGGGGTGCTGCAGAGGCTGGTTttgctccctgccagcccccctGCGTCTTGTCCCAGGAACCTCACACGGCGGATCTAGGGCAGGGTGGGATCCGGCAGCAAAACTCCCGACGAGGGTGGGATTCGAACCCACGCGTGCAGAGCACAATGGATTAGCAGTCCATCGCCTTCACCACTCGGCCACCTCGTCCTGCCCCGCGCctcgcccggccccgcccctcccgcgcCGCTGGTCCCCGGCCCGCCGGGCCGCGCTGTTTGCGGGGCCGCCTCGCCGCGGCGGGCAGGAGCGGGGGGTCCGGAGGGCAGCGCCCCGGGGGAGGACGGAGCTGGGCCCGCTGCAGGCTCCGCTGACACGGCAGCAAAACGTCGTCCCGTCCCCCACCGCCAGCCAGGTGGAGCGGCAAAAAGCTCTGCCCTCTCTGAGGCTCGAACTCAGGACCTTCAGATTATGAGACTGACGCGCTGCCTACTGCGCTAAGAGGGCGACGGCAGGATGCGCCCGGGCCGGGCCTCcagcgggcgggcggcggggccgctctTCGGCACGGTGGGGCGGGCTGGGCACCtgcggggcggccgccggcggGCCGGTTAATGAGAGGCGGGGCTCCCCGCCGGTTAATGAGGGGCGGGGCTCCGTACCGGTTAATGAGGGGCGGGGCTCCCCGCCGGTTagcgaggggcggggccgcggggggcgCGGGACAGGACGAGGTGGCCGAGTGGTGAAGGCGATGGACTGCTAATCCATTGTGCTCTGCACGCGTGGGTTCGAATCCCACCCTCGTCGGAGCTTTTTTGCTGCAGCGCGGGGAGAACGGGGACAGCCCGGGCTGGCGCGTCCTGCGCTGGGGCTGGCTCAGGCTCCTGCCTGGCGCACGGAGACCCAGGGCTCGGCGATTCCCAGCGCTGTCTGAGCCCCTGGGGTGAGCTAGTAGCAAGTCCCTGGCCCACCATGGACACGGCATCTTCCCGAAGGGAAGAGGTCACCAGTCCCCGTGCAGTAGTGTTTGATTTTGGAAAGGGGATTGCAGGAGACAACGGAGTGGCCCCCGCAGAAGAAATTGAAGAAGTGTCTAAAAGGACAGCCAGGTCCTGGCATGGAGGCGGTTGGAAGTTTCTTATCTGAGactcatgaaaaagaaaaccactcaGAAATCCTTTAAAAGAGTTGTTATGCTAGAAAGTGGCTGTTAGGCAGTAAGATGATAACCctctgaaagagaagggtgCAGCCGGAAAGCAAACTGGGACAAGTGAAGCGTGAAGCCGTGATGAAATGGATACCCTGGGGAGTGATGGGAGCGGGTTTCCATCGCAGGTGTCAGTGAATGTATGTGCCTGTTCGTTTTAACtcaaaaaagagataaaaagacTAAAAGAGCCCCAGGCAGGACAGGAAGGTTCCCCAGCCTCATGCCGCCCCGTGCCCAGGTTGGCACCGGGATGCCCGGTGGCTCTGGGTGAGCCGCCCGGAGAGGGACCCAAACAGAGAGCCGGTGGATCAGCTCCCTGCACCCCACCCAGCAGGGGGATTATCGCTGTCCTGCAGCTAATCCTGGCTGTCCAACAGGCCTGGGCACCCCAGGAAGGTTACTGAGATGCTGCCAggtccctcctgccagccctggtaGGTATAAGAGCCCTTTGTGCCGGCTGCGGGCAGGGCAGCCATGCCGGGGGGACAGGTGCTGCTCCTGCTTGCGGGGCTGGCAGgcgctgcagggcaggggccgCGGTGGGACCTGGGTGGGAGTGATGCCTTGGTCATCGCCGTGTCCAACGGGGGACCCTGGGGAGACTGGGCCTGGCCAGAGATGTGCCCCAAGGGCTTCTGCGCCAGCGGCGTCAGCTTTAAGGTGCAGCCTCCACGCTGGTGCTCACAGCCGGGCAGGGGACCCTGCTCCCAGGAGGAGTTAACCCCCCACCCCTGTTCTCTCGCAGGTAGAGGCGCCCCAGGGGGTGGTGAAGGATGACACGGCGCTCAACGGGATTCGGCTGCACTGCTCCCGCGGCGGGGACCCCGGTGGTGGCTACACAGCTGAGTCGCAGAGTGGCAGGTGAGCCCCCAGCGGTCCCCTCCCCAAAGCTGGagagcagcctcctcctcctcagcggcCTTCtcctcccgcagcccccagcctcaGCACCGACCGTCTTCTCTCCCCCATCTAGATGGGGCCAGTGGTCAGAAGCCCAGTGGTGCCCCCACCGAGGGCGCCTGGTGGGCTTCGCGCTGCGGGTCCAGCCGCCCCATCACGAGCTCCTGGGCGATGAGGTGGCTGCCACCAGCGCCCGCTTCGTCTGCTCCGACGGGCATGTCCTGGAGGGGCCGGGGTCTGCCTGGGGCCAGTGGGGCGGCTggagcccccagtgccccaggGCGGTGTGCGGCATCCAGACGCGGCAGGATCCTGCGTGGGGGCTGAAGAGGGACGACACGGCCCTGAATGACCTGCGTCTCTTCTGCTGCCCCTAACGAGTGCTGGAAACCCACTGCAGGGCATCTGATCCTGTGACCCAACTCCGCGGCAGAGCCTGTGCCCGGGGTCCCCTCTCCCAGGACCCCACATCCATCGGAAGATTCCTTAGCCCTGGTACCCTCAGGGAGCACCTTTCCCTCATCCCTATGGGTTCCCTCATTGGACAAGCgccgctgccagccccacaACACCTACTCCACTTCCCAGAGATGCTCCCAAGTCCTTTCTGCCCCCACCCCGACTTCCAGATATTGCCCAGTGTCTCCAGCGCTGACCCTGTCCTACCCTGAAATGAGCTTTCAGTAAAAATGTGCACCCAGACTGGGCTGGGCCAGTTTTGTCGCTGGGAGGGGACAAAGTGGGGTAGAGAAGCGgggagctgcagccagccctgccaggaCACGGGGATGCATCCCCCACCAAATGAGGTAACCAAGAAGTTGCAGCTGGACCTTCCTCAGAGGGCAAGAGGATGGGAGGACGCGGGCACTGGAAGAAGTCCTAGTGGGGCAGAAATGTGTGGCGACCACTGGGGACCCCTGCTCGAGGCAGAGTGCCCCCAGcttggggcagggagg includes these proteins:
- the VMO1 gene encoding vitelline membrane outer layer protein 1 homolog, encoding MPGGQVLLLLAGLAGAAGQGPRWDLGGSDALVIAVSNGGPWGDWAWPEMCPKGFCASGVSFKVEAPQGVVKDDTALNGIRLHCSRGGDPGGGYTAESQSGRWGQWSEAQWCPHRGRLVGFALRVQPPHHELLGDEVAATSARFVCSDGHVLEGPGSAWGQWGGWSPQCPRAVCGIQTRQDPAWGLKRDDTALNDLRLFCCP